The genomic segment GGACTGCTGCGTTGACGCTGCTGACCACTACctggcgtctgcggcagGTGCAAGCATGGCAGCACTGAGTGACCGTCGCCACCAGTAGAATGCGCCAAGTCCTTGTTTGCCAGTACCGGCGGCAGTGCCGTGTTGGGAGAGGGTAAGAGGGGACTAAGGAAGGCAGGGTTGCCGTTGCTGGACACCCCAGGGGGGGCAACGCGCCGAAGTTGCCCGCGATtcgcagcagccgtagacGCCGCCTCACCGTCCTGCTGAGTGCCCGCTTtgcgggcagcgagggaggaAACGAGCGATATGGCAGAGAATACGTTACAGGAGTTGGAGTGACGGTGCATGAATGAGACCTTTCGACTACCCAGACACTCTCCCTCGGCTGCGGCGATGCCATCCGCCGACTCACCCAGGCGTTTGCCGTTCCCCTTGCGTGAACTACAGATGAAGGTATTGCCGAGACGCTTTAGGTAGCGGGACGCGATCACCTCCTCTGGAGCCTGCGACGTTGGCATCCAGAATCGTGGCGACGGCAGAGACATCGCGAAGGCGGAGTGGTCCACTGTTGGTACTGGCggggcagcagtgctgacagcagcagtatTTGCCGAGGTGTGAGAGCGAATGGAGGAATGCATGTTCGACGGCGGTAGCGTCGTCCTGCCGGCAGACCCCAAGCTGGCTCGCGAGAAGATCGTCCACTGGGTATTATGttgtggtgtgcgtgtgcatgtgttgGTAAAGTCTGCAAGTTCTCCCTGGCTGCGTGGCGAGTGGGTGGGTCAGTGCGCGTATAGCGCTCGCAGTCTGCttgtgcggctgccgctaACGCCTTCGCATgcggcaggcaggcaggcaaggCGGAGAAAATAGACGCGCAAACGACACTTTTATTTTGGGGAGAgaacgggaggaggaggaggaggaggaggaggaggaggagggcgcctGCCGTGGCAGTGGGGTGCGTACAGCGGCAGAAAAGCGagcagcgaaggaaaaaggtgagagggggggcgacGAGGAAAACAACGACGTCAGGCTATGTACAATCCACTGCGGTAGTGATGGTGTCAGTAAATAAATATACAAATTAATTAAGAAATGGTGACGATGGCGCCCACGTACAGCGCTGAAAACACAACACAGGAGCGAGAGAATGCCTCAGATGGAGAGCAGCATCCCCCACAAGTCGATAGgaaggagacacacacccacacgcctACACCCCACTGCGAGAACAGCCTCCCTCGTGCTTCTAGATGACAGGAGAGAGGATACtaggggggaaaggagagtgCCACAACGTGCCAACAAAGAGGAAGCACATCGAAGCAgtggggggcggcggtgcagagAGTTCGCGTagggggaaaggaaaagagagagcagaggtAGTGACGAGGAGAGGTAACCCAGAgtaagaagagagaaggaacaGCGGTCAGTTTGTGGCTACAACGGAATGGTCGTGCGTGCAACGGGCTAGAAAAAGCGTGGCGTTCACGGCGACGAGCGGAGGACAAATCTGCAGCTCAGGGGCGCGACGCTGCAGGCCGGAGGCCGAGTGATTCTTTCCCCCGAGTCGCGCCCCTTTTCTTCGCATATCCGTAGCGACACCCCCTTTGTTGCCCAGGCGGTCCACCTGCCAtgacagcagccgctgctggaggttgACGTACACCCTCAGCAGAGCGGCTCGCATGCTGTCATAGTCGAGGTTGACACCGTCTTTCCGCGTGTATGTTGCGGGGTAGTGCTGCACGCCAGAGCCGTGCTCGCGTCTTGTTTGTCTTTCTTCCTTGTTGTCCTGGTGctaaccaccaccaccaccgaaAGACAGCGGTATGCGAATGGAATGCGGGGCAATGAGTGTCTCACGCAAGATGGCTCGAAGTTCGTGCAGTACAAAGTACGATACTTCGTGCTCATTCACGTACACACcgttgccctcctcgccgccgtcgccatcggaaaggctgctgctgccatagGGGGAATAGAAGTCGGCAGAGGAGGTACCGTAGTCGCCTGTCCCGGCGTTCTTTCGGCCGCCCTCCAAATCggagccgccgtcgtcgtcgtcgtccccGCCGATGACGGCGGTGATGCTCAGTCGATTGACCACGAACGGCGAGAGCGGACCCGGCTCGAGCCACACCTCGCACATGTTGTCCTTCATGTTCACGCAGAGGTAGCAGTCAAGGTCGAGGTTGGCGAGATAGAACATCATGGGCAAGCTGACACGCAACGCAACGGCGCCGAGTCGAATTTCATGCTGTACCGCCATGTTCATCGACAGATGCATCGCACCCCCGTAGGTCACGTGGAAGCGCACGTAGAGGCCGCCAGGACCCAGCACCGAGGTCAGCGAATCCACCGGCTCCGGCTGCGACGGAAACTGTGAAGGAGCAGAGGATGCTGGCTGCCGGTGGGAAGACATATCAACctcaccaccagcaccactgctgtcAGCACTTGCCGTGTCTAAGAGTGGACGTGACCCAATCATCAGGTGCAACATCTTGGCCCCGGTGTGCACACGGGAAGCGATCCCGTTCGAGTTCTCGTTGATGTTGTCCGTCACGGCGGCGGGGTTCGTCACAggctccacagcagcggtggaggtAGTCATGAGAGTGTCTAATGAGGTGGCGTGGCTCACAGTGTACGGGGAGGTGCCACGCGTCTCGGGCCCGGTGCCCTGCCCGtccctgccaccaccaaagAGTCCCttgccctgctgctgttgctgaagGTGCTGACGTGTACGGCCAGGAGGTTCGTCAATCGCGTTCTCGAAGGCAACTATTTCGACGAACGGCGGGGTGGTCCCCCACTCCACTCGGCCCACCTCCAAGTATTCAATCAGCGGCACCCTGCTTGCactctccgctgctgctgggacAGGGGGTGCCGACACGGTGCCCGGCACGtaagcggcgccgccagcagcagaagtGGCCGCAGCACACGACGCCGCCACGGTGGAGCTCGCTGGGCCAAAGTACGACGATGATGAGCTGACAGTAGTTCGATAAACACCCATCGCAGGCACAGTAATCGGCTCAGCCACGAAGGAGGTGCTCTCCGACGGCTCGCCACCATTGTTGCCACTATTTATGTCTGCCGCAAGCAAGGTTGCACCTCCGCCATGATAGCCGCTGTTGTGCGGCAGGGCAGCCGTGATGGGTGGTCCTGAGGTAGAATTCCCTGAGCCGCCCGCGCTCCCAGTGGGAAGCATCTCTGCCGTCGacgctggtgccgccgctccaAATGCTGGCAGACCAGCGCTGCCGTAGGGTGCCTGGGTGTTAGAAGGGTGCGGTGTCGATACGCCCATCAGCGTGGAGCTAACCGATGGGTTAGAGATCGACTCCCAGCGATtcgcggaggcgctggctGCCGTGCTCGCCGGGTTGGCGATAAAGCCCGCCAGTGTCTCCGGAGAGATGCTGCTACTAGCGTTAGGTAAGTACTCCGACTTgcccgccacagcagcgctgccgccaccaccgccgtaaGGACTGGTCGAGGAAGAAGTAGCGGTCCCTGCAACACCGGAAAGCGGGACGGGAATGGTTGTACTCATctttgcagctgctgacgctgatccgaccgcgccgccgcttgGCGACGCGGCATGTTGGCTGTTAATGCGCTCGACCACCTCGGCGAGTCGCTTGTTAATGAGAtgacgcagcgcctctgcgcacGTCTCATCTAGTCGACTCCAGTTAAAGTGCAGCGACATTTTGCTCGTTATGGGTGAAatcgtttcttcttcctccctctccgcccccct from the Leishmania panamensis strain MHOM/PA/94/PSC-1 chromosome 28 sequence genome contains:
- a CDS encoding hypothetical protein (TriTrypDB/GeneDB-style sysID: LpmP.28.1830) produces the protein MSLHFNWSRLDETCAEALRHLINKRLAEVVERINSQHAASPSGGAVGSASAAAKMSTTIPVPLSGVAGTATSSSTSPYGGGGGSAAVAGKSEYLPNASSSISPETLAGFIANPASTAASASANRWESISNPSVSSTLMGVSTPHPSNTQAPYGSAGLPAFGAAAPASTAEMLPTGSAGGSGNSTSGPPITAALPHNSGYHGGGATLLAADINSGNNGGEPSESTSFVAEPITVPAMGVYRTTVSSSSSYFGPASSTVAASCAAATSAAGGAAYVPGTVSAPPVPAAAESASRVPLIEYLEVGRVEWGTTPPFVEIVAFENAIDEPPGRTRQHLQQQQQGKGLFGGGRDGQGTGPETRGTSPYTVSHATSLDTLMTTSTAAVEPVTNPAAVTDNINENSNGIASRVHTGAKMLHLMIGSRPLLDTASADSSGAGGEVDMSSHRQPASSAPSQFPSQPEPVDSLTSVLGPGGLYVRFHVTYGGAMHLSMNMAVQHEIRLGAVALRVSLPMMFYLANLDLDCYLCVNMKDNMCEVWLEPGPLSPFVVNRLSITAVIGGDDDDDGGSDLEGGRKNAGTGDYGTSSADFYSPYGSSSLSDGDGGEEGNGVYVNEHEVSYFVLHELRAILRETLIAPHSIRIPLSFGGGGG